Proteins from a genomic interval of Clostridium sp. M62/1:
- a CDS encoding host-nuclease inhibitor Gam family protein, whose amino-acid sequence MATTKKAIAEAEQAAEIKEAIAAPTTEPETPAVTLDELENMDMNMFDAEETESAPRPAWRITDDGCADWACRKIAEEKTELDRITALGESQIEKIQQRIDAAQRRYENGTRFLTGKLAEYFETVPHKTTKTKHSYRLLSGTLVKKLGGSTMKQDDDTLLAYLKASGNEDMIQNTEKPKWGEFKKRLEIVGGQIVDKTTGELVEGVQIIEKPDTFTVDV is encoded by the coding sequence ATGGCAACGACAAAGAAAGCAATAGCTGAGGCTGAGCAGGCCGCAGAAATCAAAGAAGCAATCGCAGCACCCACCACAGAGCCGGAAACTCCGGCCGTAACACTGGACGAGCTGGAAAACATGGACATGAACATGTTCGACGCAGAGGAAACCGAAAGCGCTCCGCGCCCGGCATGGCGTATCACTGACGACGGCTGCGCCGACTGGGCCTGCCGAAAAATCGCAGAAGAAAAGACCGAGCTCGACCGAATCACCGCACTGGGCGAAAGCCAGATCGAGAAGATCCAGCAGAGAATCGACGCTGCTCAGCGCAGATATGAAAACGGCACCCGTTTTCTCACCGGAAAGCTCGCGGAATACTTCGAGACAGTCCCACACAAGACAACCAAGACAAAACACAGCTACCGCCTTCTCTCCGGCACTCTGGTGAAGAAACTCGGCGGCAGCACCATGAAACAGGACGACGACACACTGCTGGCCTATCTGAAAGCCTCCGGCAATGAGGATATGATCCAGAACACTGAAAAGCCGAAGTGGGGCGAGTTCAAGAAACGCCTCGAAATTGTAGGCGGCCAGATCGTAGACAAAACCACCGGCGAGCTGGTGGAGGGCGTGCAGATCATTGAGAAACCGGACACCTTCACGGTGGACGTGTAA
- a CDS encoding ERF family protein, with amino-acid sequence MATTKETAAAKAATTPPVPLTLQQKFIKLREAVPSITQKAHSDGVKYKFAKIFDVYQLLTPAMNEFGVNFDIVGEQATRHSENGDPIYYSNFTQHTRNGDRIVWVYEADLTIRWTNADNPDETLEVTLHAIGTNDGGPDKAKGSAWTYCLKYYLFEKFGIDQGDDDPDMSDHSSEPPQQSQKQHTGAQNGNRQGNTQPQAQNGQTGRSGAARPLSDAQLSHLYRKGEDAGYSQQSINEWILKKYGQQDPHNLTRAQYDEACAAMDNAKQQGGQNNA; translated from the coding sequence ATGGCAACAACCAAGGAAACGGCGGCCGCAAAGGCGGCCACCACCCCACCGGTACCGCTGACGCTGCAGCAGAAGTTCATCAAGTTGCGCGAAGCCGTTCCCTCTATCACCCAGAAGGCCCACAGCGACGGCGTAAAGTACAAGTTCGCGAAGATCTTCGACGTGTACCAGCTTCTCACTCCAGCCATGAATGAGTTCGGCGTCAATTTTGACATTGTAGGCGAGCAGGCCACCCGGCACAGTGAAAACGGGGATCCGATCTACTACTCCAACTTCACGCAGCACACCAGAAACGGCGACCGCATTGTCTGGGTGTACGAGGCCGACCTCACGATCCGCTGGACAAACGCAGACAACCCGGACGAGACTCTGGAAGTTACTCTCCACGCAATCGGAACGAACGACGGAGGCCCGGACAAGGCCAAAGGCTCCGCGTGGACGTACTGCCTCAAATACTACCTGTTTGAGAAGTTCGGCATTGATCAGGGCGACGACGATCCAGACATGAGCGACCACAGCAGCGAACCCCCTCAGCAGAGCCAGAAACAGCACACAGGAGCTCAGAACGGGAACCGGCAGGGAAACACCCAGCCGCAGGCACAAAATGGCCAGACGGGGCGCTCAGGCGCCGCACGACCACTCTCAGACGCTCAGCTCTCCCACCTCTACCGTAAAGGCGAGGACGCCGGGTACTCTCAGCAGTCGATCAACGAATGGATCCTGAAAAAATACGGACAGCAGGATCCACATAACCTGACGCGGGCCCAGTACGACGAAGCCTGCGCCGCTATGGACAACGCAAAGCAGCAAGGAGGACAAAACAATGCTTAA
- a CDS encoding single-stranded DNA-binding protein has protein sequence MLNHVELLGRLAQEPEIRYTQSGTPVASFDLAVQVPSKNKDAAPDYIPIVCWRERAEFCGRYLSKGRQIVVEGRISTRKWKDEKTGQNRKAVEVVASNIYFADSNGGNANGNPQPANNDGFMDIPDDGQLPFN, from the coding sequence ATGCTTAATCATGTGGAGCTTCTGGGCCGTCTGGCTCAGGAGCCTGAAATCAGATACACACAGAGCGGCACACCAGTGGCGAGCTTCGACCTCGCCGTGCAGGTACCGAGTAAGAACAAAGACGCCGCTCCGGACTATATCCCGATCGTGTGCTGGAGAGAACGCGCCGAGTTTTGCGGCCGCTACCTCTCCAAAGGCCGCCAGATCGTAGTTGAGGGCCGGATCTCCACCCGTAAATGGAAGGACGAGAAAACCGGGCAGAACCGCAAGGCCGTGGAAGTTGTGGCCTCAAACATTTACTTCGCAGACAGCAACGGAGGCAACGCAAATGGCAATCCTCAGCCCGCCAACAACGACGGATTCATGGACATACCGGACGACGGACAGCTTCCTTTTAACTAA